In Candidatus Ozemobacteraceae bacterium, one DNA window encodes the following:
- a CDS encoding MFS transporter encodes MTNPNSDVASPGFFQTLMSFGRAFWCSNVIELLERWAYYGVRGGIAVYMVAAATVGGLEFSHLQKANIFFWWAAFQSLLPTVIGGHADHYGHKRTVAFAIAISVVGYVSMALVSGYWPFFIACMLVATGTAVFKPGIQGILANSTTKENATLGWSFFYMIVNIGGFTGPLIAGYLRLMSWKYVFITSACIHSLNFITLFFFDEPDRGHVAVEHNDRSLGEKLSRMFKEFWQVLFSSLKNLFDPPLMMFLAVFSGFWLMFMQLFDLLPNFITDWVDTSTAVLFFGNLFGKESWITLGQGGQQIPAEWLINLDAFAIIFLMLPIGWIFGRMRPVAGMILGIFIASAGLVVAGYTMNVWICALGIFVFAIGEMIASPRKSEYLSMLAPPGKKGLYMGYVNFPQGIGWMLGSSLAGPIYQYYGDKTTLARQYLVENLNMAKDTVAQLPLDQVLPTLGKALNHQSVQETTRFLFSTYHPERIWFVFAAVGIFSMLGMLAYDMVFEKKRQQQADANSEPPAT; translated from the coding sequence ATGACAAACCCGAATTCCGATGTTGCTTCCCCCGGTTTTTTCCAGACCCTGATGAGCTTCGGCCGGGCGTTCTGGTGCTCGAACGTCATCGAACTGCTCGAGCGGTGGGCCTATTACGGCGTGCGCGGCGGCATCGCCGTCTACATGGTGGCCGCGGCCACCGTCGGCGGGCTCGAGTTCTCGCACCTGCAGAAAGCGAACATCTTCTTCTGGTGGGCGGCGTTCCAGTCCCTGCTTCCCACCGTCATCGGCGGCCACGCCGACCATTACGGCCACAAGCGGACCGTCGCGTTCGCCATCGCGATCTCGGTGGTCGGGTATGTCAGTATGGCGTTGGTGAGCGGCTACTGGCCGTTCTTCATCGCCTGCATGCTGGTCGCGACCGGCACGGCGGTGTTCAAACCGGGCATTCAGGGCATTCTCGCGAACTCCACCACCAAGGAGAACGCGACGCTCGGCTGGAGTTTCTTCTACATGATCGTGAACATCGGCGGCTTCACCGGCCCGCTCATCGCCGGGTATCTGCGCCTGATGAGCTGGAAATACGTGTTCATCACGAGCGCCTGCATCCACTCGCTGAACTTCATCACCCTGTTCTTCTTCGACGAACCCGACCGCGGCCACGTTGCCGTCGAGCACAACGACCGGAGTCTGGGGGAAAAGCTTTCCCGGATGTTCAAGGAGTTCTGGCAGGTGCTGTTCAGCTCGCTGAAGAACCTGTTCGATCCGCCGCTGATGATGTTCCTGGCCGTGTTTTCGGGCTTCTGGCTGATGTTCATGCAGCTGTTCGACCTGCTCCCCAACTTCATCACCGACTGGGTCGACACCTCGACCGCCGTCCTGTTCTTCGGGAACCTGTTCGGCAAAGAGTCCTGGATCACCCTCGGACAGGGCGGCCAGCAGATTCCCGCCGAGTGGCTCATCAACCTCGACGCCTTCGCCATCATCTTCCTCATGCTGCCCATCGGCTGGATCTTCGGAAGAATGCGCCCCGTGGCCGGCATGATCCTCGGCATCTTCATCGCGAGCGCCGGCCTCGTCGTCGCAGGGTATACGATGAACGTCTGGATCTGCGCTCTCGGCATCTTCGTGTTCGCGATCGGAGAGATGATCGCGAGTCCGCGCAAGAGCGAGTATCTGTCGATGCTCGCCCCGCCCGGCAAAAAGGGCCTGTATATGGGCTACGTGAACTTCCCGCAGGGCATCGGCTGGATGCTCGGAAGCAGCCTCGCGGGCCCGATCTACCAGTATTACGGCGACAAGACGACGCTGGCCCGGCAGTATCTCGTCGAGAACCTGAACATGGCGAAGGATACCGTCGCCCAGCTGCCTCTCGACCAGGTGCTCCCGACGCTGGGAAAGGCGCTGAATCACCAGAGCGTCCAGGAGACGACGCGGTTCCTCTTCTCGACTTACCATCCCGAGCGGATCTGGTTCGTCTTCGCGGCGGTCGGTATCTTCTCGATGCTCGGCATGCTGGCCTACGACATGGTGTTCGAGAAGAAGCGCCAGCAGCAGGCCGACGCGAATTCTGAACCCCCCGCCACCTGA
- a CDS encoding adenylate/guanylate cyclase domain-containing protein produces MVSGQLRQKHVPILASLRFNLVGIAVLVTVVYLGCWIYGHHRLADNLAAVSVEKTGTAMEADLGAFFQPAIDGFEMARMWARSGMFQPLDASRSIALLLPFEKAHPQITSITTGDAGGRSFRIGIDPEGFVVRCIRSGQDASQSMMLLDGNGRVMREWLAPREYDPRTRQWYLDAALQQSACASGTLASPSWTSPYIFHTANAPGLSLSGSLEGPDKTVFFMTFNVELERISDFSALHAPSPGGLTFILSDTGTVIGLPAGPRFLSQDGRRAFFASFPTRLPTLGELGIPALSEAGKNLRLEKSTVRVSGAGEPFVLHLRPFPIPNGKPMWIGIVIPEADLFQEFRRQSSIIIAVTAGLLIFCWVMAANLSYWYATPLGLLAEESRLITMLELEKKTSIDSTILEVHQLARAHERMKAALDSFSRYVPLVLVRKLLEAGTAAKLEYSSREITILFTDIRNSTSLAESFDPTTLSAHLTNYYENMMGRIRCHSGLIDKLIGDAIMALWGTPHDDAKQCANAVRAVLACRDFLLEFNTRSLAQGLPELHTRFGLASGAVMVGNFGSPERMFYTAVGDKVNLASRLEGLNKTYGTQIMAEENVVKLAGEGFAWRFLDIVAVKGKAKSLRVYELLGVAGAVSDAMLHFAEIYERALGEYLNRRFSEAERMLAGLASPHPGDLSVGILLEKTRRYLKDPPPPDWDGITRFQTK; encoded by the coding sequence ATGGTGTCCGGGCAGCTCCGGCAGAAGCATGTTCCCATTCTGGCCAGCCTGAGATTCAACCTCGTGGGAATCGCGGTGCTGGTGACCGTCGTATATCTTGGGTGCTGGATATATGGGCATCATCGCCTGGCCGATAACCTGGCGGCCGTTTCCGTCGAAAAGACGGGAACCGCCATGGAAGCCGACCTTGGCGCCTTTTTTCAGCCCGCGATCGACGGGTTCGAGATGGCGCGGATGTGGGCCCGGTCGGGAATGTTCCAGCCCCTCGATGCGAGCCGCTCCATCGCCCTGCTCCTGCCTTTCGAAAAGGCGCATCCACAAATCACGTCGATCACCACAGGTGATGCCGGGGGGCGGAGTTTCCGCATCGGCATCGATCCCGAGGGCTTCGTGGTGCGCTGCATTCGGTCCGGGCAGGACGCATCGCAATCCATGATGCTTCTCGACGGAAACGGCCGGGTGATGCGCGAATGGCTGGCACCCCGGGAATACGATCCCCGCACCAGGCAATGGTATCTCGACGCCGCGCTTCAGCAGTCCGCCTGCGCATCCGGAACCCTGGCTTCGCCGTCCTGGACGTCCCCCTATATTTTTCATACCGCCAACGCGCCGGGGCTTTCGCTGTCCGGCTCCCTCGAGGGCCCTGACAAAACGGTCTTTTTCATGACGTTCAACGTGGAGCTCGAACGGATTTCGGACTTTTCCGCCCTCCATGCGCCTTCCCCCGGCGGATTGACGTTTATCCTGTCCGATACGGGAACCGTCATCGGCCTGCCGGCCGGCCCGAGATTCCTTTCCCAGGATGGCCGCAGGGCTTTTTTTGCTTCATTTCCGACGAGGCTTCCGACCCTTGGTGAGCTCGGAATACCGGCCCTGAGCGAAGCAGGGAAAAACCTGCGGCTCGAAAAAAGCACGGTCAGGGTGTCAGGCGCGGGCGAGCCGTTCGTCCTGCATCTGCGACCGTTTCCGATCCCGAACGGAAAACCGATGTGGATCGGCATCGTCATCCCGGAGGCGGACCTGTTCCAGGAATTCAGACGACAGAGCTCGATCATCATCGCCGTCACGGCCGGACTGCTCATCTTCTGCTGGGTGATGGCCGCGAACCTGTCATACTGGTATGCCACCCCTCTCGGTCTTCTTGCGGAGGAAAGCCGTTTGATCACCATGCTGGAGCTGGAGAAAAAGACTTCTATAGACTCCACGATATTGGAGGTGCATCAACTGGCCAGGGCGCACGAGCGCATGAAAGCGGCGCTCGACTCGTTTTCCCGGTACGTGCCCCTCGTTCTCGTCAGGAAACTGCTCGAAGCGGGAACGGCGGCAAAGCTCGAATACAGCAGTCGCGAGATCACGATCCTGTTCACCGACATCCGCAATTCGACCTCACTCGCCGAGAGTTTCGACCCGACCACGCTGTCGGCCCATCTCACGAATTACTACGAGAACATGATGGGCCGGATCAGGTGTCATTCGGGCCTGATCGACAAGCTCATCGGCGATGCCATCATGGCCCTCTGGGGAACGCCGCATGACGACGCGAAACAGTGCGCGAACGCCGTCCGGGCGGTGCTCGCCTGCAGAGACTTTCTCCTGGAGTTCAACACCCGGAGCCTTGCTCAAGGCCTTCCCGAACTGCATACGCGGTTCGGCCTGGCGTCCGGAGCGGTGATGGTCGGAAATTTCGGATCGCCCGAGCGGATGTTCTACACGGCCGTCGGCGACAAGGTGAACCTGGCCAGTCGTCTGGAAGGCCTGAACAAAACGTACGGAACGCAGATCATGGCCGAAGAAAACGTCGTGAAGCTGGCCGGCGAGGGATTCGCCTGGCGTTTTCTCGACATCGTCGCCGTCAAGGGCAAGGCGAAGTCGCTCCGTGTATACGAGCTTCTCGGCGTCGCCGGAGCGGTTTCCGATGCCATGCTGCATTTTGCCGAAATATACGAGCGCGCTCTCGGAGAGTATCTGAACCGGCGGTTCTCAGAGGCGGAACGAATGCTCGCCGGGCTCGCTTCGCCGCATCCGGGCGATCTTTCCGTCGGCATCCTTCTTGAGAAAACACGACGCTATCTGAAAGACCCCCCGCCTCCCGACTGGGACGGCATTACGCGCTTCCAGACGAAATAA